In one Leishmania infantum JPCM5 genome chromosome 7 genomic region, the following are encoded:
- a CDS encoding lipoate-protein ligase-like gives MRVQRDIAYHHCTLLVDTTHASVSRYLRPEGDYVAFETSSVGSVRSPVTSLAESGCIAGGPGAVAALKRNMADFFLAEGDRVLDAATPWELDAVKLRQSFATSRHRCENAPLFALDVVGAVAADMPFFEGEGRRPTRGDAATLGEAVRKTASKDWAYAMPSFTSTVLLSGSELRRRLKTLSMWQDVASLCSLAEEELLAVLQRCVLEGSEGLEEVAAGTEAGLHLITTVEHRLVTSVVVRRAASTTSTASAVAPSSGSSGGWVQRCLSALLVGQPCDAAVEGLERTGDTTAVMQGLVHEAGSLCLDLPDLAGDAALLMVTRVLLDVWRDKNVFDIAT, from the coding sequence ATGCGGGTGCAGCGTGACATTGCGTACCACCACTGCACACTGCTCGTggacaccacacacgcatcgGTCAGTCGCTACCTTCGCCCAGAAGGGGACTACGTGGCATTCGAGACGTCGTCGGTGGGCTCGGTGCGAAGCCCTGTCACCTCACTCGCCGAGTCGGGCTGCATCGCTGGTGGGCCgggcgccgtggcggcactCAAGAGAAACATGGCAGACTTTTTCCTAGCGGAGGGCGACCGCGTGCTGgatgcagcgacgccgtggGAGCTTGACGCGGTGAAGCTGCGGCAGAGCTTCGCCACCTCGCGACACCGCTGCGAGAACGCGCCTCTCTTTGCCCTGGACGTTGTGGGAGCTGTTGCGGCCGATATGCCCTTCTtcgagggagagggcaggCGGCCGACCCGCGGTGACGCCGCCACCCTTGGCGAGGCGGTTCGCAAGACAGCGTCGAAGGACTGGGCCTACGCGATGCCGTCGTTTACATCCACGGTGCtcctcagcggcagcgaactgcggcggcgcctgaAAACGCTTTCTATGTGGCAGGACGTCGCATCGCTATGCTCCCTtgcggaggaggagttgctggcggtgctgcagcggtgcgtccTTGAGGGCTCGGAAGGCctcgaggaggtggcggcgggaaCCGAAGCCGGATTGCACCTGATCACCACAGTCGAGCATCGTCTCGTCACGTCCGTTGTCGTGAGACGCGCGGCGTCCACGACATCCACAGCTAGCGCTGTGGCGCCATCGAGTGGGAGCTCTGGAGGGTGGGTACAGAGGTGCCTTTCCGCTTTACTGGTCGGCCAACCTTGTGATGCCGCCGTCGAGGGCCTGGAGCGTACTGGCGACACCACGGCAGTGATGCAGGGCCTGGTGCACGAGGCAGGGTCACTCTGCCTCGATCTGCCCGACTTagccggcgacgcggcgctgctgatggtgACCCGAGTGCTGCTGGATGTGTGGCGAGACAAAAATGTGTTCGACATCGCGACCTAA
- a CDS encoding putative RNA-editing complex protein translates to MRRIGVATCQRRWLASATLPRAGKCGTPWSGHSFILDTAASLTTAIREVRSTAVCCAPKDAQYQCGECGKTFRLVNALNHHIMTRHGNNAKALMKKDGRLVPVETDQLKGGAHCGAPSSSTATTSSATPAGAAAAASSSPLSGGATSPFPVHFAAPFGAAAASMGGVASSSTPPGTAPGVLQASATPVTAAAGATTASNGENGSGADGAAEEREKRMFVCTVCQKTFRLEAALQHHYQAKHNMDMPTSASSLSALVGASTTPGAGGASVSTPGEPGANGGGSAGASGGVPDVAADGTAFPANASSFGAAQYVRQQEGALPDAPQYHLDVAPNAPEEGDIAAHWRCVNICVLMGDVQEVEEGYVFEDHVLQFTVATEFATPAPGDPDMDFHTVRVYGHEFWAPLKADMQSGGRFLVTGRLCMVPQFDTQLKKYYHYPVIQVFPGSGNVVRV, encoded by the coding sequence ATGCGACGGATTGGTGTGGCAACCTGTCAGCGACGGTGGCTTGCCTCAgcaacgctgccgcgcgccgGGAAATGCGGAACACCATGGTCAGGGCATAGCTTCATTCTCGATACCGCGGCGTCTCTCACAACCGCGATCCGCGAAGTGCGCTCTACGGCGGTCTGCTGCGCCCCGAAGGATGCGCAGTATCAGTGTGGCGAGTGCGGCAAAACGTTCCGCCTCGTCAACGCCCTCAATCACCACATCATGACCCGCCACGGCAACAACGCCAAGGCGCTCATGAAGAAGGACGGCAGGCTAGTCCCTGTGGAGACGGACCAGCTCAAGGGTGGGGCGCATTGTGGggccccctcctcgtccacagcgacgacgagctCGGCAACTCCGGCCggggctgccgccgcggcgtcgtcgtctccaCTGtccggcggcgccacctcaCCGTTTCCGGTGCACTTTGCCGCCCCtttcggcgccgccgccgcatccaTGGGCGGGGTGGCGTCGTCTTCCACTCCACCAGGCACCGCTCCAGGGGTGCTGCAGGCCTCCGCCACAcccgtcaccgccgcggctggcgcAACCACTGCAAGCAATGGCGAGAAcggaagcggcgccgacggggccgctgaggagagggagaagcgcaTGTTCGTCTGCACAGTGTGCCAGAAGACGTTTCGACTTGAGGCGGCGCTACAGCACCACTATCAGGCGAAGCACAACATGGACATGCCAACCTCCGCTTCGTCTCTGTCTGCTCTCGTCGGCGCGAGCACGACACCAGGGGCTGGCGGTGCCTCCGTGTCCACTCCAGGAGAGCCTGGCGCCAATGGTGGTGGCAGTGCTGGCGCGTCTGGTGGCGTGCCTGACGTAGCTGCAGACGGTACCGCATTTCCTGCAAACGCTTCTAGCTTCGGTGCTGCGCAGTACGTGCGACAGCAGGAGGGAGCGCTGCCTGACGCTCCGCAGTACCACCTCGATGTGGCCCCGAACGCCccggaggagggcgacatTGCCGCGCACTGGCGTTGCGTGAACATATGTGTGCTGATGGGCGACgtgcaggaggtggaggaggggtaCGTATTTGAGGATCATGTGCTGCAGTTCACCGTGGCGACCGAGTTTGCTACCCCGGCCCCTGGAGATCCTGACATGGACTTCCACACGGTGCGCGTGTACGGGCACGAGTTTTGGGCCCCACTGAAGGCGGACATGCAGAGTGGCGGCCGCTTTCTCGTCACGGGGCGACTGTGTATGGTGCCGCAGTTTGATACGCAGCTGAAGAAGTACTATCACTATCCAGTGATTCAGGTCTTTCCCGGCTCTGGTAACGTGGTGCGCGTTTGA
- a CDS encoding putative delta-5 fatty acid desaturase has product MAPDNARPHQRNEVLIDGVLYDCTDFRHPGGSILKYYLGSGDATETYQQFHLKLPRADKYLKRLPNRPAPPQHGVDVDEQKRLAKLSRDFKALHDACVEEGLFNASWPHIVYRFSELILMHAIGLYMLFHLPMLWPIALVILGVAEGRCGWWMHEAGHYSVTGIPWLDIKIQEVLYGLGDGMSASWWRSQHNKHHATPQKHRHDVDLETLPLVAFNKIIALRGKRNANIRRWISLQMFLFGPVTCSLVALYWQLFLHVRHAMRTQRYTEGVAILCRWIAVGVICHKLQVSFWQGLGGVLFSQAFSAAYIFINFALNHSHLPMLPEDEHAHFVEYAAIYTMNVTPSWFVTWFMGYLNYQVEHHLFPTMPQFRFVQLAPRVRKLFEENGLKYDSRPYMKSLQKTFKNLGDVAELIVAGN; this is encoded by the coding sequence ATGGCCCCTGACAACGCCCGTCCACACCAACGGAACGAGGTGCTGATCGATGGCGTCCTTTACGACTGCACCGACTTCCGGCATCCAGGCGGCAGCATTCTGAAATACtacctcggcagcggcgacgccaccgaGACGTACCAGCAGTTCCACTTGAAGCTGCCTAGGGCGGACAAGTATCTCAAGCGGCTGCCCAATcgcccggcgccgccacagcacggcgtcgacgtGGATGAGCAGAAGCGATTGGCGAAGCTCTCGCGGGACTTCAAGGCGCTGCATGATGCgtgcgtggaggagggccTTTTTAACGCCAGCTGGCCGCACATCGTCTACCGGTTCTCTGAGCTGATCCTGATGCACGCCATCGGTCTTTACATGCTCTTCCATCTTCCGATGCTGTGGCCCATCGCGCTGGTGATCCTTGGAGTGGCGGAGGGGCGCTGTGGCTGGTGGATGCACGAGGCCGGGCACTACAGCGTCACGGGCATTCCGTGGTTGGACATTAAAATACAGGAGGTTCTCTACGGACTCGGCGATGGAATGAGCGCGTCGTGGTGGCGGTCGCAGCATAACAAGCATCACGCTACTCCGCAGAAGCACCGGCATGACGTGGACCTTGAGACGCTGCCTCTCGTTGCCTTCAACAAGATCATCGCGCTCCGCGGCAAGAGGAACGCGAACATTCGCCGCTGGATCTCCCTGCAGATGTTCCTCTTCGGCCCCGTCACCTGCTCCCTTGTTGCCCTATACTGGCAGCTCTTCCTCCACGTCCGCCACGCCATGCGCACTCAGCGTTACACAGAGGGTGTTGCCATCCTGTGCCGCTGGATCGCGGTCGGCGTTATCTGTCACAAGCTGCAGGTCTCGTTCTGGCAAGGCCTCGGCGGTGTTCTCTTCTCCCAggccttcagcgccgcctaCATCTTCATCAACTTCGCCCTCAACCACTCTCACCTGCCGATGCTTCCGGAGGATGAACACGCGCACTTCGTCGAGTACGCGGCCATCTACACCATGAACGTGACACCGTCGTGGTTCGTGACGTGGTTCATGGGCTACCTTAACTACCAGGTGGAGCACCACCTGTTCCCTACCATGCCACAGTTCCGCTTCGTCCAACTGGCGCCGCGAGTGCGGAAACTTTTCGAGGAGAACGGCCTCAAGTACGATTCGCGTCCGTACATGAAGTCGCTCCAGAAAACTTTCAAGAACCTAGGTGACGTGGCCGAGCTCATCGTTGCTGGGAACTAA